In Pedobacter heparinus DSM 2366, the following are encoded in one genomic region:
- a CDS encoding ABC transporter ATP-binding protein, with translation MPVNHYLGSQMLNVKNLDIQFLNREDKSWFKAVNKVSFQVEKGKVLGIVGESGSGKSVTSFSIMRLHDPQSTKIEGNIDFQNINLLGLSPDEIRKYRGNKIAMIFQEPMTSLNPVFTCGYQVKEAIMLHQRVDKQTAKEKTIALFKEVQLPRPENIFDSYPHQLSGGQKQRVMIAMALSCNPELLIADEPTTALDVTVQKTILQLLLKLKEERGMAMIFISHDLAVISEIADEVAVMYKGQIVEQGAAAQLFNHPQHPYTRGLLACRPAPQRLLKKLPVVADFMNGDKEMGLKHLLEMNSYTQAEIEQRRHNLYQQKPLLQVKQLCTWYPINKGLFGKTTEYVKAVDDITFDVFPGETLGLVGESGCGKTTLGRSILRLVEPTSGELLFDGTDLSSLDTAGLRKMRRAVQIIFQDPYSSLNPRLTIGNALMEPLQVHGMFDNNEQRKAHVLNLLDRVDLKPEYFNRYPHEFSGGQRQRIVIARALALQPRFIICDESVSALDVSVQAQVLNLLRELQQEFGLTYIFISHDLAVVKHISDRMIVMNKGKIEEQGFPEEIYHNPKAEYTKKLIAAIPGHA, from the coding sequence ATGCCGGTAAATCACTACCTTGGTTCTCAGATGCTAAACGTTAAAAATCTAGACATACAATTTCTTAACAGAGAGGACAAATCCTGGTTTAAGGCCGTAAACAAGGTAAGCTTCCAGGTTGAAAAAGGAAAAGTACTGGGCATAGTCGGCGAATCAGGCTCCGGTAAATCCGTAACTTCTTTTTCTATTATGCGACTTCATGATCCTCAAAGTACAAAAATTGAGGGCAACATTGATTTTCAAAACATCAACCTGCTCGGCCTGTCGCCCGATGAGATCAGGAAATACAGGGGTAATAAAATTGCCATGATCTTTCAGGAACCCATGACTTCCCTGAACCCGGTTTTTACCTGTGGCTATCAGGTTAAAGAAGCCATCATGCTGCACCAGCGGGTAGATAAACAAACTGCAAAAGAGAAAACCATTGCCTTGTTTAAAGAAGTACAGCTGCCCAGACCGGAAAATATATTTGACAGTTACCCGCACCAGCTTTCAGGGGGACAAAAACAAAGGGTAATGATTGCCATGGCTCTGAGCTGCAACCCCGAACTGCTGATTGCCGATGAGCCAACTACGGCATTGGATGTTACCGTACAGAAAACCATTTTGCAATTGCTGCTGAAGCTGAAAGAAGAGCGCGGAATGGCCATGATCTTTATCTCGCACGACCTGGCAGTGATCAGTGAGATTGCGGACGAGGTAGCCGTAATGTACAAAGGACAAATTGTGGAACAGGGAGCGGCAGCGCAGCTGTTTAACCATCCGCAACACCCTTATACCAGGGGCTTACTGGCCTGCCGCCCCGCCCCTCAGCGCCTGCTGAAAAAACTTCCGGTAGTGGCCGATTTTATGAACGGCGACAAAGAAATGGGCCTGAAGCATTTACTGGAAATGAACAGTTATACACAGGCCGAAATTGAACAGCGCAGGCATAACCTTTATCAGCAAAAACCCTTGCTGCAGGTGAAACAATTGTGTACCTGGTATCCGATAAACAAGGGGCTTTTTGGCAAAACAACGGAATATGTAAAAGCTGTGGACGACATTACTTTTGATGTGTTTCCAGGCGAGACCTTAGGACTGGTTGGCGAATCCGGATGCGGAAAGACCACGCTGGGCCGTAGTATTTTACGATTGGTGGAGCCCACTTCAGGCGAGCTGCTGTTTGACGGGACCGACTTATCCTCGCTGGATACTGCCGGATTAAGAAAAATGAGAAGAGCGGTACAGATCATCTTTCAGGACCCCTACTCTTCCCTCAATCCGCGTTTAACCATCGGTAATGCGCTGATGGAACCCTTACAGGTGCATGGCATGTTCGACAACAATGAGCAGCGGAAAGCCCATGTGCTGAATCTATTGGACCGGGTAGATCTGAAACCTGAATATTTCAACAGGTATCCGCACGAATTTTCGGGCGGACAGCGCCAACGCATAGTCATTGCAAGGGCCCTGGCCCTACAGCCCCGGTTTATTATATGCGATGAATCGGTATCGGCACTGGATGTTTCTGTACAGGCCCAGGTGCTCAATCTGCTCAGAGAATTGCAGCAGGAGTTTGGGCTTACCTATATCTTTATCTCACACGACCTGGCCGTGGTAAAGCACATCTCCGACAGGATGATTGTGATGAACAAAGGCAAAATTGAAGAACAGGGCTTTCCGGAAGAAATTTACCATAACCCTAAAGCTGAATACACCAAAAAACTAATTGCAGCTATACCCGGGCATGCTTAA
- a CDS encoding mechanosensitive ion channel family protein has product MIEDRERKTGKEILMILIKAIFYLFLVYFYINKPLLYAEYPGLAKASGAIMVFLGPSLVISVVRLVIIYWYIRKHKFKNNVKDNFILGINRIQSILNTVFFVIAGITLFNIKIEEFIFSVSIVAAAIAVTFKDYINNMINGLIIMFSDRLSLGDHIKIGEHEGKILDITLINMILQNEDSDMVIIPNSLAFSSVIVNQSKQNIKKLSIEFDMSLANGFTPEYLENHLYKIIQDYSENVVEGGLTVKTLAINKDVAIFKVMILLKRYDKIKEREIRRAINTALIRLSATLHKGKQIDTEKKVSD; this is encoded by the coding sequence ATGATTGAAGACAGAGAAAGAAAGACGGGTAAGGAGATTTTGATGATCCTGATCAAAGCCATCTTTTACCTGTTTTTGGTTTATTTTTATATTAACAAGCCTTTGTTGTATGCAGAATACCCTGGTCTGGCTAAAGCATCCGGGGCAATCATGGTTTTTCTTGGGCCCAGTCTGGTCATTTCCGTAGTGCGCCTGGTTATCATTTACTGGTACATCCGCAAACATAAATTCAAAAACAATGTAAAGGATAATTTTATCCTGGGCATCAACCGTATCCAATCCATATTAAATACTGTATTTTTTGTCATTGCGGGTATCACCTTGTTTAATATAAAAATTGAAGAGTTTATATTCAGCGTTTCCATCGTTGCGGCTGCCATTGCGGTCACTTTTAAGGACTACATCAACAACATGATCAACGGACTGATCATTATGTTTTCCGACAGGTTGTCTTTGGGAGACCACATTAAGATCGGCGAGCATGAAGGTAAGATCCTGGACATTACCCTGATCAATATGATCCTGCAAAATGAGGACAGTGATATGGTCATCATCCCAAACTCGCTGGCTTTCAGTTCAGTCATCGTTAACCAGTCTAAGCAAAACATCAAAAAGCTGAGCATAGAATTTGACATGTCGCTGGCCAATGGCTTTACCCCCGAGTACCTGGAAAATCATTTATATAAAATTATTCAGGACTATTCGGAGAATGTTGTGGAGGGTGGGTTAACCGTTAAGACCCTTGCCATCAACAAAGATGTGGCCATATTTAAGGTGATGATCTTGTTGAAAAGGTATGATAAAATTAAGGAAAGGGAGATCAGAAGGGCCATAAATACCGCCCTGATCAGGCTTTCTGCTACCCTGCACAAGGGTAAACAAATCGATACCGAAAAAAAGGTATCCGATTAA